Within Vicia villosa cultivar HV-30 ecotype Madison, WI unplaced genomic scaffold, Vvil1.0 scaffold7, whole genome shotgun sequence, the genomic segment attaataaacaacaaaaaaatctaaaaaacgtttaaggctctctttcggactattggttactatcccgagcattttggagatttggacttatggacttagtacctctggaccctattattctgttattactctgtgattattctgtctgtctggcattggattgttgtgtgtttgtgtatgcaggtatttccttgaaagtccttgatggttaattccaaggcattgagataaggattttactcgaaaacagccgttactctgcccgattttcgtcagaattttaatgtgcttaacgCAAAGTGGTGCGGAGATAATAAGTTCatatggatccccaagtggtaatgtgttgggttggtattgataagtccaaaggatgggaaatctaccttgactcataatgtcaagtgttggcttcttcttcggttagaccgttctttccttagcttttattttatgtattaggatagcctcttcatctcctccccttctttaattttcaaaatcttctccctttttacaaaaccttcttatgtttgcgatcttttcaaaaccttttcttttaaaacatcttttgcccttagtggcttttcttcaaaaagtttagacacgactaattgttgaaacgagtggcgataccccacgattttgaaattgattgatataatgagatcttttccgtgtgagagagctagtggcatactcgttgatttctatccgagttggagcccttctttcatttgtgatgcaaagaactcgtttgttctcatgctcaagatcaatggctgagtatttctctccgacgatgataaagtgtttattcgtttttaaaatgttttcccttttaagtggaactacatttgctctgacttctccattgcaccgaggaggtatgtaggcacaaatcCCTAATTCCCAAATTGAAATACACATatatagaaaacaaaatcaaacataaaccctaattcccaaattgaaataaaatataatacacCAATTCGATATCAATAAATCTTAGTAACTAATATCAATTAAATATAACAGTAGATGCCAAATTTACCTTAACAATTATGTTCTCAATAAGAACACAACCACACAGTGCCCTTTTGCCGCGATTTGCAGATTTTTGTTGGTATGGAGTGTTCAATTAATGGTGAACCGAGTACAAACAGAAAGATGACGAGTACGAACAGAAAGGTGACGAGTACGAACTGAGCAAACAATGGTGGATTGAGTATGAAAATAGTTgcagaagagaaaagagaaagatgagtagcagaagagaaaagagaaagatgaagtttatttgattttgagacttttatttgattttcaatgtaacaattaaaatattaattttgtcatttttaatatgATAGGGACTTAAGTGCAATATTAATAAAATGAGACTACATAGTAAGTGGTATGTATAATATAATCCTACGTGACACTGATTAAATTAGGGTAACTTAGGATTTGTTTCTCATTGGTCAAATTAATGACTTCATCAAAGAAGTCAATTTTGTGACTTCACCATAGAATTTTCCTTGTTATACACTCTCAATGTAAAACcttttacactatcaatgcatCACAATCACTTAATTATATTATTGGTGTAAAATTTATTTACACCGTCGATGTATTTCGATTAAATTCATTTATATAAATATCAATGAGTCGATATTACCTTCAGGTGTAAACAACCTTGCGTCTTGTTTTGTATTTGGCCATAACTCTAGAGTTAGAAACAAGTTTCGATTTGCACACGCATTCTACCGACCAATATGAAAGCAGTGACTAAGGAGATTCATGGTAGTAATAACAACAATATGGTTAGTTGTAAAAAAGAAGCACCGACTTGTCACAATCATAAGCTCCGTTTTCACATGGAATTGGAAACCACacaattattattgcatgataataAGCATATCCCATTACGATACTCTACTCAATACTCTTTGACTCTTCAGTTTCTTCCTATAAATACATGAATCCATTCAACCATTTCATAATTGTCACACTCACTCAAAACTATAAAAACCTCACTAACTCTTCTGAGATTCACGTCAATAGAAAAAATGGAGTCCAAAGGGTCAATTTTAGTTAAGCTTCTCTTGCTTCTTCAGTTATCAGTTCTATGTGTTTCACAACAAGATTTTGATTTCTTCTACTTTGTTCAACAGGTAATTTATAATTCActtcaatcatcatcaacataagTTTAGTTACTGCTTACATTCGAATTagtaatatgttttttttttttttttttgtatttgcaGTGGCCAGGATCATACTGTGATTCACAGAAGAGTTGCTGTTACCCAACAAGTGGAAAACCTGCTGCTGATTTTAGTATTCATGGTTTATGGCCTAATTACAAAGATGGTACTTATCCATCTAACTGTGATCCCAACAGCCCTTTTGATCAATCTCAGGTACTTTTCATTATTCACCAATAGCATTTTTATATCATGTTTTCATTCTAATCACTTGTTTTGGTGCATATGATTATTACAGATATCTGATCTCAAAACCAGTTTACTAAAGAACTGGCCCACACTTGCATGTCCAAGTGGAAATGGAATTCAGTTTTGGACTCATGAATGGGAAAAGCACGGAACTTGCTCAGAATCAAGGCTTAAACAACATGATTATTTTGAAACAACTCTCAActtgaaacaaaaatcaaaccTCCTTGATGCTCTTACAAGTGCAGGAATACAAGCTGATGGCAGTTCCTACAGCTTGAGCAATATCAAAAGAGCCATACAAAGTCAAGTTGGGTTTGCTCCATTCATTGAATGCAATGTGGATTCGTCTCGTAACAGTCAGCTATACCAAGTTTACTTGTGCGTCGACACTTCTGGATTAAACTTCATTGACTGTCCAGTTTTCCCTAATGGCAAACCATGTGGATCTAATGTTGAGCTCCCATCTTTTTAAATATCAGTCTCTATGACAATAATGTATCTTCATGTTTATTTATCATCTTTGTTTGCATCTTATTCTTTACGTGTAAGCAATTATAGTGTAATTGAATTTGAACCTTAATGGTATATAAAGGAAATGATCCATATATTTATCACTTTAAGATTATGCTAAGATTTTGGGTGAAGATGTGTTCCCTAAACACGTTTGTGTGGTTGTTAATATTTCAATATGTTAAACTTGCTTAGTGTTTTATGCTCCTAAAAAATCTATCCACATCTAATTTTCAATGAATCACATAAATGGACCATTATGAGTAGAAGTACGTTCCAATGAATGTTCTGGGAAACGATCGGGTTCCTGGAAACGAATGGGTCAAGATTAACAAGAAGGGGAGAAACGCATTCACTAGTAGCAAATGGGATATCTTTAAGAATTCCACGGAAGGTGTTAGAGGCGAAATCACTTCGTTTTTCATTACAGACTTTGATCAGAGATGGGGAGCCAGAGACCTTTTTTTCGAGTTCAAAAACCTGGGTGTGGTGGATGAGATTGTTATACCACCGAAGAAAGATTGGAGAGGACAGAAATACGGCTTCGTGAGATTTGTCAAGGTCGAAGACATTAGATTGTTGGAGATTAAACTAGATAATCTCTGGTTAGATGGGAGGAAGCTGAAGGCTAATGTTTCTAAGTTTAAAAGGAATGTTCAGAAAAGCTATAACGAAGACGCTGCCCAGGTTCAAGTTAAGCCTGGAAGAACCGACTCTCGCGGACCGATTCCGAAGGGTGTAAACAAGTATGTGAGGGGAAATGGAGGCGAAAACGGAGTTGGAACCAACAATGCTTTTAGGAAACATTCTTTAACTTACGCAGAATCAGTGAAACTCAATGAACCGGATAGACCTTTTCCTGGAACAGGGGAAGTTACCAAGCAGAAACCCTTGAATCCTCTGAACCCTTTGAACAACTGCAAAACAGGGGAAGCGAGCATTTTGGAGAATTCTCACAAAACGTTCTTCTACAGTTCTAAGATAGAGGAGACTGACCGTTTTCAGAAAGCGTTGGTGGGAGTTTCGAAAGCAGCTGGGATGGCTTACGGAGTGAGCAAGAGCCTGTTGGAGGAGGGAATATTCTCTGTGGTAGCAACACCACTGGGTCCAAATCTGTGTTTGTTAGAAGAGAAAACGGATGGGGTTTTAGAGACGTTACTCAGGGAGGCTGGGGATTGGAAAGACCGATGGTTTAAGGAGGTGAGGAAGTGGACGAAAAAGGATGTCGAATGTGCTAGAGCGGTGTGGATATCTATTTACGGTATTCCATGCTTTGTAAGGAACAAAAGGTTTTGCGAGATCTTGCTTTCAGATATTGGTGTGGTGGTTAACGGTGAAGATCTTGAAGGCAACCAGATTCGGATGGATGTCGCAAAGGTCATGGTTTTTACCAACCAGCTTGAACTGATCAACAGTAAGATCGTGGCACGTGTGGATGGGGAGAGGTATAGTATCCTTGTGAAGGAGGACGTGATGGTGAGGGCGGTGGACTTGGAAGAGAGGTGGTCCGATTCGGCTTCTTTCTCGGAGGAGACGATGGACTCCGAATCTGTGGCGGAGAGAGAATCGGAGGAGGTGGGGGAGGAGAGTGCAGATAGCGCGTGGGTAAGAGGTAAAGGCCCAGTTTCCCAGAGAGGCGACAGAGGAACAGTAAAGCCTAAGAAAGAGGAGCAGGTTGGTGGAAAGATCTGTGAAGATGGTAAGGTCGTAGGCTACAAAGAGGGTGGTTCCATGTCAGAGAAGAAGGATCAGATTGGCTCAGATAGCATTTCAAGTGAAAGTTGGTCTAGGGTGGAGTGTACCGGGAACGCAGAGTTTTCTGGGGAGGAGTTTGGGGATGGAGATACGACGAGACAGGGGATAGAGGAGGAGAGAGGTTCTAACCCTAGCCTAAAGAAAAGGGGCGCTATGGGCCCATCTGTTCTGGGCCTAATGTTTACGTGGGGGAGGCCCAAAATTTAAAAACAGACTTAGAAAGTTTtgcttttaataataataaaaaagctaGAGAAGCCGTTTTGTCCTCTAGCGGTTTTGTTTCCAATAATTCTTCAGCATTGAATCTGGTGGGCCCCGCGAGATTGGTAAAGAATGTTTCAGAGGAGTGCGAGGTTTTGCCCATGCACGTAGAAAGGGATAAAGGAGTGGGAGAAATTCTGTCTTTTGATGACCACTGTTTCAAACTAAAAAATTCCAAGAAGGTTAGAAAGCAAATGAGGGAGATATTTAATTTGGGTGAAAGGGTGGATAATTTTACTTGTGCTCCAGAGCTGCTGCTGCCTTTGCATGTCCAAAATGTTCAGCGGCCCGTTAAAGGTGAATTTATCGGGGAGCACTCTTTTTCCAACAATTCTCTTACGCACTCGGATGTGAGGAACTGCAATGCTAGGGTGATCAAGAGAGGATTGGGAGCTTCGTCTGAGGGGATGTGGAAGTCAATGAGCATGTTGGGAATTACAAATCCATCGGAGTTTTGCAATCCAATTAAAAAACTGGAGGAGATGGAGTTAAGGGGAGTCAAAGGGAAGGAGGTTTCGAAGGAGTCCACAAACGGTTTGAAATGATTatcttttctcttaatattagaGGAGGTGGAAAGAGGGTGAAGAGGAAGAGAATAGGTTATAATATTCAGAAAGGTAGGGTTGACTTAGCTTTTTTACAGGAAACCAAGTTGAGGAATGTGCATCATCAATATGTTAAGGAGTTGTGGGGAGATGATTGGGTGGAGTGGTCCCACTTAGAGGCCGAAGGGGCGTCGGGAGGCATTCTAATTATGTGGAAGAAACACTTCTTCAATCTTGTCTATAGCTTTCGCGGAGAGGGTTTCTTAGGCGTTTGTGTGGAAAAGGATAACAAAAGAATCTACTTTGTCAATTGTTATGCTTCTTGTGATCACAAGGTTAGAAAGAACTCTTGGAGGAAGTTAGTGGATTTGAAAAGAAGGAGTGCAGTTGGTACATGGTGTTTAGGAGGGGATTTCAACATGGTTACATCTTCGGTGGAGAGAGTTGGAATTtcgaaaaagaattataaaaaggAGATGGAGGACTTTAAAGAATTCATTAGAGATATGGAGTTGGTTGACCCACCCACGATAGGAGGGAGGTTCACTTGATCTAACAAGTGTGGTAGCGCTATGAGTAGGTTGGATCGTTTTCTTTTGTCATCATCCTTCATTGATGATTGGAAGGTCGAAGGACAaactataggagatagagacgTGTCGGATCACGCCCCCATTTGGATTCGAGAGACAACAAAAGGAATTGGGGACCTAAACCTTTTAGATTCAATAATCTATGGTTTAGTCATAAGGACTTCGTTGAATTTGTGGAGAAGGAATGGAACTCTTTGGAGGTGAAGGGGAGGGGGGATTTTTGTCTAGTGGAAAAATTGAAGGCActcaaaattaaaatttctttGTGGAACAAGGAGGTGTTCGGTTGGATAGATCTTAACATAGAGGAGGCGAAAAAGGAGATGCATTTTTTAGATAACAAGTTTGctcattttgcaggtaatgttCCGGAGGAGGAGGTGGCTAAAAGATCCAAGGCGGCCATTGCGTTTTGGGACAACCTTCATAAAAAAGAAGGTTTCCTCCGCCTAAAATCGAGACAATTGTGGCTAGCCGAAGGTGATTGCAACACGAGGTGCTTCCACAATTCGCTTAAAGAGAGAAGAAGGAGGAATTCTTTGTGCTCTCTTTTGTCAAGCAAAGGAGTGCTCGAAGATGTTAATGACATCAAAGATTTTACTTTCAACCACTTTAAGTTGTTTTTCGAGGACCCGGAGGTGGGGAGGCCGAATCTAGGGGGATTGGTTTTGAAGAAGCTCAATGTTGCGGAGGGGATGAATATAGAGCGTCCGTTCACGGAGTTGGAGATTAAGGAGGCCATTTGGTCTTGTGATGGAAATAAAAGCCCCGGGCTGGATGGTTTTTCTTTAGAGTTCTTCAAGAGGTTTTGGGGTGTGATCCGGGTGGATGTTTTGAAAATATGCAATGACTTCTATACGAAAGGTTCTCTTGTGAAATCAATCACTTCTTCCTTCCTTGCTTTGATTCCAAAGTCCAACAATCCTCAATCTTTATCCGAGTTTCGCCCGATTTGTTTGGTGGGTAGCATTTACAAAATTATTGCGAAACTTTTAGCGGCTAGATTGAAGGAAGTCATAGGGAACTTAGTATCTACCAACCAAACCGCTTTTGTCCCGGGTAGAAACATGATGGATGGTGTCCTTATGGTCAATGAAATAATAGATTGGTCTCGGAGGAAGAAAAGAAGTTGTCTTATGCttaaggtggattttgagaaGGCGTATGACACCATTTCTTGGCAATACCTTAAAGATACTATGTTGCGAATGGGATTTGGTGCTAGGTGGATGAGGTGGATGGATGCTTGTATATTTAACAATCACATGTCCGTCTTGGTTAACGGGAGTGCTACAAAAGAGTTTAAGGTGCAAAAAGGTTTAAGACAAGGAGATCCATTGTCGCCTTTTCTCTTTGTTCTTGCTATGGAAGGTTTGACCGCtttagtgaagaagtcggtagAGGTGGGGAACTTCAAACCTTTCAAGTATGGGGATAATGATAGTGTCGATatcctccaatttgcggatgacactattATTCTAGGTGAGGCGTCTTGTGATAACTTATGGTATTTGAAGGTTATCTTGAGAGGATTTGAATTGGTTTCCGGGTTGAAAATTAATTTTGCCAAAAGCAACATAATAGGGGTGAATGTTGGAGGGTGGTACATGAACGCCGCCGTGACATTTCTCTCTTGTAAAGAAGGTAAGACTCCTTTCAAATTCCTCGGAATTATGGTGGGAGATAATCCTAGAAGGAAAAAGGTGTGGTTGGAAGTGGTCAATAATTTGAAGAGGCGCCTTTCTTCGTGGAAAGGAAGGAACATTTCAATGGGAGGTAGAGTTACGCTAATCAATTCGGTTTTGAATTCAATTCCTATTTTCACTCTATCTTTTTATAAGCTTCCCGGAAACATTGCCAAAGAAATAAGGAAGATTCAAAGTGAGTTTTTATGGAGTGGAAAGTCCGGAAAAAGGAGTATTCATTGGGTTAAGTGGGAAGTGGTGTGTAGGCCTAAAGCGAAGGGTGGTTTGGGGGTTAGAGACGTTAGAGAAATGAACAAAGCTCTTCTCttgaaatggaagtggagaatcctTCATGATAATGAAGCCATTTGGCAAAGATTTTTTAAGGTGAGGTATTCTTGTCCTAAATTAAGAATTCAAGATATTGGGGGTAATTTTCAGAGAAGTGATGATTCCATTTGGTGGAAAGATATGTGTGAGAATAAAGTGTTGGACGACATCATAGATAACGGTTTTTCCGGTTGTTTCAAATGTTGTTGCAATAATGGTATGGATGTTCTTTTTTGGATCAATTGGTGGGTGGGAGAACAACCACTTTGCATGGAATTTCCGGATTTGTTTGAATTGTCAAATGCGAAGTATTGTTCGGTGGCGGAGGTATTAGAGCGGATTGACGGTTCGTTTAGGTGGAATTTTGGGGGACTGTTTTCTGCCGGCGATTCTCACGGCCAGCCACTCTCAGCCGCGGCAGCAGCCAGTCCAAACTGGACTCAGTTTTGCGACAGTGTTCGGGGCTTTTCTACTAGTGCGAACGGCGGTGACTCGTTCTCGTGGTCCTTGGCCGAGGGCAAGGAATTCACCGTTGCAAGCATAACAAGCGCCATTGATAGTGACAAAGTTTTCGCATGGGATTATAATTTGTTTAATTCTTTGAAAGTAATGTGGGATCTAAAGCTTCCGCCCAAGATCAAGGTATTCGCTTGGAGATTCTTTATTGATCGGCTTCCTACTAGAGATCAATTATTGAAAAGAGATGTAGCCAATGTTTCGTGCCCGGATTGCGTGATGTGTGGTTCCTTCCTTGAATCATCTTCCCATCTTTTTTTCATTTGTCAAGAGGCGAAAACAATTTGGAAATATGTGTTTAGTTGGCTTGGAATTCCGGAGATGATGAATGAAGAGGATTTGCTTTGCTTCAACGTTATTCAAGAAAAGGTGAAATGCGGCAAGAGAAGAGTTTTAATCAATTTTGTGTGGGTTGCAACTATTTGGAGCCTTTGGCTTATGAGGAACGCAATTATTTTTAGGGGGGAGGCGTTTTGTTTTGACGTTATTTGTTCTaacattgtttttctttcttgGAGATGGATGTTTTGTGGATATAGCAAGTTTAGACCAACCTATTATGAATGGTTTAAACTTCCCTTATCCGACACTAGTCATCTTTAGTGTCGTTTGTttctttgtaagggttgcactcCTAGTGCGAACttttcaatcaattgcttattaaaaaaaaaacatctaaTTTTCAAGAAATGATTCCTAATATTAGGTGAAGACAATATTGTTTAAAATTACGATTGCATACAATACAATGTTACAATGCACATTGTAGTGTGATATAATATTACGTGATTGATATTACTTTAGGGTTGTCGTACTATGTTGCTGCTAGATCGTTACCATAACAATATTCCAGATGAAACTTGAAACCATGGAAGACACCTTCTAAGTAGACAAAATTGAAGAATCACATAACACCTGTTCCATACGGGATTTAGAGTTGATTGGAATGTATGTATTTAAAGTTTATTGCGGTGGTTCAGAGCTACTAATATGTTGGAGAGGAGGATGTCATGCATGAACGCTCAAGTTATTTTGAGAGTGAAAAGTGGTTTTGAATGAGAATAAATTAGTGGTGCACAATTTCCTCTTTAAATAGGGGGAATGATTATGCAGTCAGGGCTGTCCCGAACAATTTGGAGGCCCTGCTCTAATTTTTAAAAATCAgtcattaataatttttttttaaaaaagttaaattttactAATATATGTAACTAGTAATATACCCGTTCGTCCGCACgggtaaaaattatttaatagtgtAAAATTATACTGTAAATTTAGAGTTATGTTTATGTGTGTTTAGCTGCTTGAATTTAATTGATTGTGTTCTATGACACTTAATAAAGTATTTAATTCATATTTTCAACATTAAAGACAAGTGCAAATGAGTGATAACTCAACATCTACTAAATAACAAATTATCTTCCGAGTAAGAATGACTCGGTTCTTCAATCATATCAGAATGAAAAGATTAGAATACATattgatatttaaaatatttcatcattAAAAGGGCCAATTTATGTATATTGACTTTTCTAGATCTAACCGATTGTGTCTAGTGTCACTTTATAAAGTTGCAAATTAACATTTATACATGTTTTATTGCATAGATCTAAGTTGTTGTGTCTCATAACATTAAAGACAAGTGCAAAGTTTTAATGAGTAAGTTGTAATATGATTTTGAGATACATATTGTAAAAATCATAACAAAGCTAAATAATAATCTTATGTAgcaatgaaattaaaataaaataggtatcgtgttgatagtgccccgtaataaaattaaaaatttagacatttgaaaataagaattgtgtctcaaataaaggcaatggttaattaaaataaaataggtattttgttgataatgtcccgcgaaaaaaataaaattttgacatttgaaaataagaattgtgtgtctcaaataaagacaattgttaattaaaataaaaaatgtattttgttgatAATGGCCCGTGAGTAAATAGacattttaacatttgaaaataacttttttaataattataaatatttttttaataatcataaaataattatgttttcggTTGAGTAAATTTTTACATGTTCCTCTTCGTTctattaaaaaagatttaatttattaa encodes:
- the LOC131643082 gene encoding ribonuclease 1-like, with translation MESKGSILVKLLLLLQLSVLCVSQQDFDFFYFVQQWPGSYCDSQKSCCYPTSGKPAADFSIHGLWPNYKDGTYPSNCDPNSPFDQSQISDLKTSLLKNWPTLACPSGNGIQFWTHEWEKHGTCSESRLKQHDYFETTLNLKQKSNLLDALTSAGIQADGSSYSLSNIKRAIQSQVGFAPFIECNVDSSRNSQLYQVYLCVDTSGLNFIDCPVFPNGKPCGSNVELPSF
- the LOC131643127 gene encoding uncharacterized protein LOC131643127, with product MIIFSLNIRGGGKRVKRKRIGYNIQKGRVDLAFLQETKLRNVHHQYVKELWGDDWVEWSHLEAEGASGGILIMWKKHFFNLVYSFRGEGFLGVCVEKDNKRIYFVNCYASCDHKVRKNSWRKLVDLKRRSAVGTWCLGGDFNMVTSSVERVGISKKNYKKEMEDFKEFIRDMELVDPPTIGGSHKDFVEFVEKEWNSLEVKGRGDFCLVEKLKALKIKISLWNKEVFGWIDLNIEEAKKEMHFLDNKFAHFAGNVPEEEVAKRSKAAIAFWDNLHKKEGFLRLKSRQLWLAEGDCNTRCFHNSLKERRRRNSLCSLLSSKGVLEDVNDIKDFTFNHFKLFFEDPEVGRPNLGGLVLKKLNVAEGMNIERPFTELEIKEAIWSCDGNKSPGLDGFSLEFFKRFWGVIRVDVLKICNDFYTKGSLVKSITSSFLALIPKSNNPQSLSEFRPICLVGSIYKIIAKLLAARLKEVIGNLVSTNQTAFVPGRNMMDGVLMVNEIIDWSRRKKRSCLMLKVDFEKAYDTISWQYLKDTMLRMGFGARWMRWMDACIFNNHMSVLVNGSATKEFKVQKGLRQGDPLSPFLFVLAMEGLTALVKKSVEVGNFKPFKYGDNDSVDILQFADDTIILGEASCDNLWYLKVILRGFELVSGLKINFAKSNIIGVNVGGWYMNAAVTFLSCKEGKTPFKFLGIMVGDNPRRKKVWLEVVNNLKRRLSSWKGRNISMGGRVTLINSVLNSIPIFTLSFYKLPGNIAKEIRKIQSEFLWSGKSGKRSIHWVKWEVVCRPKAKGGLGVRDVREMNKALLLKWKWRILHDNEAIWQRFFKVRYSCPKLRIQDIGGNFQRSDDSIWWKDMCENKVLDDIIDNGFSGCFKCCCNNGMDVLFWINWWVGEQPLCMEFPDLFELSNAKYCSVAEVLERIDGSFRWNFGGLFSAGDSHGQPLSAAAAASPNWTQFCDSVRGFSTSANGGDSFSWSLAEGKEFTVASITSAIDSDKVFAWDYNLFNSLKVMWDLKLPPKIKVFAWRFFIDRLPTRDQLLKRDVANVSCPDCVMCGSFLESSSHLFFICQEAKTIWKYVFSWLGIPEMMNEEDLLCFNVIQEKVKCGKRRVLINFVWVATIWSLWLMRNAIIFRGEAFCFDVICSNIVFLSWRWMFCGYSKFRPTYYEWFKLPLSDTSHL